The Corvus moneduloides isolate bCorMon1 chromosome 4, bCorMon1.pri, whole genome shotgun sequence genomic interval GAAAAAGAGGGCCCCAAACCTTTCCAAGACCTTTGTCTGAAAATTACAAGCTCTTCATCTGcaaatttttcatcattttattGGCTTCTGGAAGAAGTAATGCCTGAGTCATTTGTATGACTTCTGCTGGATCTTGTCCCATCCAAGGGCCTAATTACAAACAGGCACTTGACTAATTGCTGAAATAAGTTGGCACTAAAGAGTTTATTGATCTGCCTGAAATTACTCACACAAATGTAGAGACAGGTGCTGACCATTTCCTACAGATTTTGCAAAGAAAACGTCCGTGTATTTTTGCCAACAAGACAAGACCTCTTTCCTCTGCAGCTATAACAAGGATTATTCTCAGAAGCAGACCATGTCCCAGCTGAAAGATGCCccactgaaagaaaagctgttacTCCATTTTTTAATGCACCCAATTTTAACACATTACTTTTACAGTTCTCCCCAAGCATATACTCAAGCACCAGGAACAGACACTTTAAATCCTTATCTTATTACAAGGGCTATGTTCCCCTTAAAGAAAGGTCCTTGGCTAACAGGACATTTAGCCTCAACACCTCTGCATCAGTAAGAAAACcactgtctctgctgcagcaagtTAATTCACCTCACTTTAAAAACCCTTCCACAAAAGGAGATTCGATATTTTTCTGTCAAGTTTAATCAAATAGGATACTTCTAGACACAATTAGCAGACAACTGGCGCTCTAGGTCTTGATTTTTCATACATGTGAGATTTGCATGAAGGATAGATATTACAGTTACTAGAAAAGTTAAGAGGGCATATATAATGTGCTTGCAAAAAATTTTCTATGAAGGGGAACCTCTCCTCTCCATTTCTGGCCGtaagttggatttttttgtatgCTATTGCTAATTATTTATAGCTGGCTGCTGGGAAGCACCTTTCCAAGGTTTTTAGCAATTCTACTCGTAGAAGGTCAAATGGCAGACCACAAAGTGATTTCAAGCAACCTCTCTTATCAAATGCACTATCAATAAACAAGTTTTCAGTAGTGAGGAAAGGTATAAACAAAAAATGCTTCACCTTCCAGGTAACATTTAATAGATTTCAAATATAATTCACACTTACTGAAACAAGTACAGAAATTCCAAACTAATGTTGCAAAGACTGAAAATTGTTCATCTtacacaaaatgttttaaaaatgttttaaataatctttaaaagaGCAAGCACATTTTCAGGAACTGGTGACTGAGGAATACTTGGCATTCCTAACAAACTatagaaaaatatgttaaaaatcTAAGTTTAAAAATTTTCCTTAATATAAGAATGCATGAATGGCTGTATTAATCTGCAGCAAAGGTCCATCCAGAACAATGTCTGGTCTCCAAAGAGGCCAAATGGATGCCTAGGAAAGACTGTAAGGACAGACCAAACACGTTTCCCGAGTACTCTTAACCACTGGTGGCTCAAGAACTTCCTGAGGCAGATGTGGTTTCTAAATAGTACACAGACCTCAATTTTGTCCAGCTTCCTCCTGAGCCTCTGCAACCGTGGGGCACACATGGCCTGCCACAATACACAGCTCCAGAGCTCAGCACTGTATGAGGAACTATCCCTACCTACCTGGCTCCAACCTGCTTCTTGCCAACTTGATTCCTCTCAACTTTTGCACTGAACTGATTGTTTATTGTCTATTAACATTTACCTTCTCCCACAGCACGCATTTTATACATTCATCATATTCTCACTTAGTTGTACTTTTTCCTGACTAAAGCATCCTTATTTATTCATTCCTTCCATGTAAACTCTTTCATGTCTACAATGAATTAcattgccctcctctggaccttttcttgttttcttatcAATAGGAGAGCAAGTAAAAACTGCACAGTCATTCAAAATATGAAAGCTATGGATTTATACAGTGGCATAATGATATCTCCAGTCCTTTCCTAATAATTTACAATatttagtttgcttttttgGTCACTAATAAACATTAAACCAATCTTGTAATGGAAAAGCTTCTTATCTTACACAGCCTTGAGATCTCTTTTTACCACATACTAATATTTGTATATCaaagttttcttaaaaacagaacaaaaccaacaaaatccTCGAATCTAAACCCACTAGATATTTAGcaataactatttttttttcaagagtaAAGGCAGAGATTGATCTTTAACAATCTGATTTGTCTCTTTTAATTATTACAATATATATAAATCACCATAAGAAAAGTACATATTCACTGGAGAAACTTATTTTCTGCATTACTGTTGAGCTTGTTAGACCTCCTGAAACACCAGACTCAAAAATCCAGCAAAGGATTCTAGAGTCTTAAGGCCTTGAATTCCAcctacaaagcagaaaaaaatcccctagTTTCCTTAAATCTctaggaaaaaagcaaatgccCTGCAAGAGGGTAAATTGTGTGCTTATGCATCCCTGCTTTCTTGTTTctaattattttgaaatctgACACTATCcagcaaaatacagaaaaggcCACAGCTGCCTGCAATCACCATAATAAATGACAGAACCATTTATTAAATTACGTTTTTCACAGGCCTAATGaaagtatttcattttccagtaaCATATGAAAACTTCCAGTAAACAGCAATCTGCAAGGTGAACATCACAACATCTGAAGTAGAAATGCTTTTAGGTGGAGCAACTGCATTCATAATCTTATGGTAATTCATTACTAATAACATACagtgaaagaaatataaatatagtaagagaaatataaatgtaattatctactaaaaataaattattatcaCAAAACCCTGGATTTTCTGACAAGCGAAAATATCGGTCTGATGCCTTTCACTTTCACCATTATAATTAATCCTCCCACTGACTAGGCAAATACATAACCTCTCAACAAAGGTGATGACCAACAGCCTATTTTACTTAAACACAGGATGCCAATAACAAATATTAAGATCTTAGCTGGATTACCAGTTTGTTTCTTGTGAACAGTCCTACACAAGTAATTTCACAGCACAACAGCACATCTTCAGAATTAACAGACGTGGAACAATTACAGTTATTTTGGGACAGAGGACTaggcagaagaaaattacaATTAATGGATTCAAGCAATGTGAAGAGGAAAAACTACCAAGATGGGTATGAATCCAACCCTCCTCAGTTACACTCACAGCCTGCAGTAAAGATGCAGTTCTAAAGGAAGCTCCAGTGTGCTTTAAACAGatggcagggggagagggagccCTTCCCACAAAGGGCTACAGCAGGAGATCCTGCCCAAGCCTGGCTAACTCCCTGCCATTAGGCTCTGGGAAGCACCAGGAGAAACAGCCTCTCTCTCATAGACTTATCTGGACAACTTATGCCCTtgatttgttctgctttttctgtgtaaCTAGGTGGTGTGACTCCATCCAAGGGCAAGAATAGAAAAATTAGTAAGACTGATAGATAtggtaaaaaaatgtttttactgaaAAACGGTCAACTAgcatacaaaaaaattaaaatctagcATTTTTAtactcagaagaaaaagtatGGAAGTTCACAATATTATCATGCTTGTAGTCCATCGTTATTATTTCTGTCTCCCAAAGTACTTTCCCATTTCTTTAGGTGCCACAGCACCATCACTTTCTGTAAGTACATTTCAGGGATATTTCTTCTCTACTTTTTTGGTCCTGTTTCCTTCCGTCCTTTCTGCAAGTCCTCACACCATAGCTATGAGCGCTGataattttccaaaaaaaaagcaaaactaccCAGTGTTCCTTGCAGGCTTGTCTGTGAACCTCTCATGCTCTTCAtacaaaagacaaaaccccaaaccaaacgAAAACCCAACACACAGAACACAAAGTAACTGTTAATTTCATCTTCCACTAACTTCCTTAATAGCATTCATCCATAAAGTTATTTAATCTAAGAAAATCTGCAGGATTAGAAATTCTACAGGAGTGGGCAGGAAATTGTTCTGGAAACACTACAAAGACATGTCTGTAAATCTTATCTACCCTgacattttttatatattattatatgcTTATAATTCATATAAGAGGGTGTATGGGCAcaaaattaaattgttattGTGGTTTACATCAACTTGAAAAAGAAGACAGACTCTGAATGCCCTGCTGCAACTATGAAAATGCACATCTTAACTTGGGCACCGaacaaacattttgaaagaaatgtatGCTTTCTGCTAAAGAAAAGACAACATCCTGAATTTGTAAACGGAAAGAGAAGTCAAAGGACGCTGTGTGATTTTAAGAATTGGTCTTTCAGATACCATATCCTGAGGTGCATAACCAGGTTTGAAAGTGACACACTTAAAGCTCATGTTATACCAACAATTTATCAGTTTATCAGCTGATCTCTGATTCCATGTAATtgattaaaagcaaagcaaaaatcacTCTTTAATACACTTCAATCTAATTAAAATAGTCCACAACAATAGTCCTAGATTTAGTGCGTATTACTAGGGTTTAACATagtgatttattttgaaaacaaattttatggCACAATGAATTCAagagcaaaataatttcctacGTAGGTAAACACAAAATACTTTGCTTACCTCTTTTGCCCTGGAAGCACTACCTTTTCCCATGCTGCCAACAAAAGGAAGCTGGTAAGATGCACTTGCTTTAATAGGTCACAGTCAAAGCAGCTTGAAGCGTTAAGTTCAAAGTGCATGACAGTGAAACCACGCATTCCAACTTTGAATTGCTAACCCACAGCACAGCATTAAATTTTAGGAATTTTACGGAGCCAGCAATTTTCAGGATTATTGTCAAGAGGAGATGAAGTTAAAGAGATCATTATTTACCTGCCAAGAGACAGCTCCTAAAACAGCCGTCGCAACAAGGCTGAAAAAGACCAGCTGTTCTGAGATCAAACAGAAGTGACGCATTCCTTTAGATGCCATGACTCTGTccaggctgctgttttctgcgCGGTGGGTATAGTACACTTTGTGGCAGTCATTTAGTTTTGTGTGAAATCCCCAAAgagttataaaaaaaatcacatgacAGATCATCCAGAAAATtccaaaaatagaaaaaccaGGTATCACAAAATACCAGAGATCCAAAAAACGTAGTTTAAAGGCTGCAAGAATGAAAAAGATTAGTTCAATGACTCCAACTGAGATGACAGAAAGCCGCCTGCAAATTTTACCACGGTACAGGTAGGGCTTCCATCGCTCAGTCACTGAAAGTCCACTGAAGTAAACGTCGAGAAGGGGATCTGAAATCAGGCAGCTGAAGAAACATGCCAAGGCAAAAGGGTTTGTGGGGATTTGCAATGATGGAAAAAAGAGTAGGGATGCAATGGCTCCAAAAATTGCCAAATTTGGAATTGCCAAAAAAGACTTCATACGTAAGTCAATAATCAACATGGCCAAAGCCAAGACCAACAGAATAATACTTACAGATTTTTCTACCAGCATAGTTGTGCTGGCAATTGCAAATCCAACTAGCTCCAAAAATTCAACTGTTGTGAGCAGAGTTGGTCGATGATGGACACAACCGCAAATCCTCTCAACTAAAGCACATAATATCCTTAAAACAATGGCAGAGAGAAGCAAATATTTTGTAGCTTCTTCTTTCACATCTGTTTTGAAGGCAGAATTattgagaaaacagagaaggccaagcaaaaaaccaaaccaaagatTGGAGAGACTCAAACTTGCTGTTTCCATTGAAAAATAATAGTACAGTATGCTGGCAATTCCAAGAACAAAGAGCCCCAGAATAAATATTACCAAAATCAGTGCATCTGCAGTTTTTTCCCATCTGACATAAAGGCCCATGCAAATGGCAACCAGTAGGTTGATTCGGGCAAGATAGCCAAGGTATCTGACTGATGAGTGCATGTTCACTTCTCTGTTTGCTTCTTCTAGCCTTGTCATTGCTGCATAGAGACAATGACTAACACAGTAACGCAGTGACCTACACATGTAAACTGCAGTTAGGGGTTTCACCCACTTGACTAACAGTATATTTGGGTTTCATCCAACGAACACAATGCAATTGCTGCCTTCTGTAATATCATTTCAGTAACAGTGGTCCAGAATCCTCGTAGTCCTGGAAGAGAATTAAGAAAAGTTTTAGTGGCAAATAATTCCTTTTAATCATGTAGAACATGACAGATCCTATCTCACAAAGAAGTTCAATGTCTAGAGTAAAAAGACCACATAaaaacaccaattaagtgtgAAAACCAATATAAAATGGGTTCTGCATAAACCTTACTTCATAACTTGAATGAGAGGAAAACAATCCTGGCCTGGGCAGTTTTCCACAAAACTCATTCATTAGGTATCTATGTTAGATATCTATGGATATCCAAAACCCTTCAGTGATAGCCACTGGTTTCTACAACAGtttataattattttagaaCACGATTTTATTTCACCATTACATTTGGTAAGTTCTCActttatattaaattttttcagCATGCTTTGCAAGACTTCCCGTTAGCAGTCAAATAAGTATATGATTTACAAGAACTTCCCACTCAGTCAATGAGCTGAATCTACAGTAAAAAAGATATTATTATCTCCATTTCACAAAAGGAGAGTGGACACACAGATGTAACACCTGATTTGGCATAATTTTCAGAGATTTCTCCTAATGTAAAATCAAAGCCTTCATTTTTACCCCTTCAAGCCAGTTTCCCCCCTCCTccaaaagcaagcaagcaaacaaacaaacaagatgATCAGGATAAATACTACATTTAGACCACAAGCATCTCCTACTCAGATCCATTTAACTGATGTGATTTTAATACAGTTAGGAACCTACAGTAGTATTTTTAAGGGGAATTTTGTAATGTTATGGGCAGAGTCTCCAACACATAAAAGACTCATACATAGCCTCTGTCATTTTTTAAGTAATAAACTAATTGCCCATCTTACAGAGACTTCTGAAGAGTTACTGATAGATAGGTATGATAGAGAAACCAATGTGCCAAGAACACTCAGTGCTAGGTTACAGcttactgcttttatttataatgCTGGGGGAAGAATTAAAAGACACCATGACTCAAACTCAAAATTTAGACTTTATTCtctcttgatttttaaatcctCATTTTTTAAACCAGTGAACAAATGAGAAAGTGAATTGACTGATTTGCCCGTAAGTTTTGGCAGATTCGAAGACTGACACACAGTGTAAAACCTGCTTAAGTAATTGCTGCAGAGAAAAACTAGGACTAAGAAATCCTATTGTTTAAAGTACTTATTTGGTAAcatgtattttcaaattatgtTATATACCCAACAACAATGCAGATACTCCTTGGAAGAACTATGCATTAAAGATCTGTTTACCTGAAGCAGAATACATACCacatatttaaagcaaattgCTATTACATGAAGTTATTGTAAATTAGAAGTTCTTTGGATTACAACTATGCATGTTCATAGTATTCCTTATTGTTAATGTTTTATAGATACTGACTTAATTCTGAGTTGCCTGGATGCTTAACATGTCACAGTATCTCCTCCCTCACTTAGTAAGGTACTTTCTGTTCCTCTCACCCTTTCATTTGTTTCTCCATTATACAGATAACGCAGACCCAAGTTAGCTTTCATATTCCAGGTCATGATACTTTAGATTTCACAGCACTGACTGCAGTTTCACTGTTTCTTGTACTACAATCAAAATTCATTTTATGGACAACTTGAACCATTTATTCCAGCTGCTAAACATGCCCTCCCCCTGCCTCCCACTCTCTCTAGTTTAAACCATGAATACAGACAATTTCCCATCTCCTTTCAACCCACAGCAATGACATGAGATTACTGCTATTCTGAAGAACATATGTCATGCCATCCCGTTTATCTTGATTCCTGAGCCTTTCTGGAACCTCTCCATGTCAAGAGGCTAGCCCTATAGAAGTTCATTTGGACAACAGCCCCACAGAAGCCAGCAGGAATGAGCCCTTTGCATATGAGCAAACAGCAAAGCTCCCGCCTAACGCCTGGCTAAAATTTTGCTGCAAtcactaaattattttctgtgggaTCATTAACAGCAGTAAAGTCCCTTCCAGGCAAGCAACGAGCCACTCTGACAGAACACAAGACTCACTGGGTCAGCTCATACGAAGTGGAGTTTTGTTGCCATCACACCACGAGAAGCATGCCCCACCAGCTGCTTTGGGTGCTGTGGTGGGGGAACAAATACGGGAATATGTCTTCCTACTGCAAAGACACAAAATCTACTTGGGCACACAGGATTTGCAAAATGACAGCTTGGACTGTGAATGCAATCTCTTCTTCCTGGCTCCACCTTCTAGCCAATTAGCAAAAAAGTATACTCTTAAACCACATTATTAAACATTAGCATTCTTTTAACCAAAATACACGATCGACATTttgtgaggaggaaaaggagcattTTCATGATTAATGTATACCATCGCACAGCTATTACCAAATAAAAAGACGACAGCAATTcaattttaaagagaaacttcAATAACTGAtttgttctttaaaacacaGCCATGTGCTAGTAATTTCTGTCAATACTTTGTTTACACACAGACTGTTCAAAGTCCTGGGGGGGTAGTggtgttgtgtttgttttaaactaaTGTCTTTAAAGTTTCAGGTTGAACGTGAGTTACACATCTCTGCAAACCACAGATTCAGAACAGAATGTGGACACTCACTTTTAGGTATTTGTCAActtttgcaaatatatttttaaggaaaacctGGAGCCTCATTAAGATTTAAAGACTAAACTATCTAACAGCTTTTCTATGTGCAAAGGAACATTGCTCTCGAAACAGTTATTGCTAG includes:
- the TMEM168 gene encoding transmembrane protein 168, with the translated sequence MCRSLRYCVSHCLYAAMTRLEEANREVNMHSSVRYLGYLARINLLVAICMGLYVRWEKTADALILVIFILGLFVLGIASILYYYFSMETASLSLSNLWFGFLLGLLCFLNNSAFKTDVKEEATKYLLLSAIVLRILCALVERICGCVHHRPTLLTTVEFLELVGFAIASTTMLVEKSVSIILLVLALAMLIIDLRMKSFLAIPNLAIFGAIASLLFFPSLQIPTNPFALACFFSCLISDPLLDVYFSGLSVTERWKPYLYRGKICRRLSVISVGVIELIFFILAAFKLRFLDLWYFVIPGFSIFGIFWMICHVIFFITLWGFHTKLNDCHKVYYTHRAENSSLDRVMASKGMRHFCLISEQLVFFSLVATAVLGAVSWQPTNGIFMSAFLIVLPLESMAHGLFHELGNCLGGTCVGYAVVIPTNFCSPDGQPTLLPPEHVQELNLRSTGMLNAIQRFFAYHMIETYGCDYSTSGLTFDTLHSKIKSFLELRTADGPRHDTYILYYSGHSHGTGEWALAGGDALRLDTLLEWWREKNGTFCSRLIIVLDCENSQPWVKEVRKVNDQYIAVQGAEMARVVDIEEADPPQLGDFTRQWVEYNCNPDSNISWSEKGRTVKAVYGVSKHWSDYTLHLPTGSDVAKHWMMYFPRITYPLVHLANWFCGLNLFWVCKACFRCLKRLKMSWFLPTVLDTGQGFKLVKS